GATTCGCCTTTCTTAACCTTGTAGGTCTTATTTCCATAATTCAGCATTATGCTCCCTGAAAGAACATAGCCGAATTCTTCTCCTTCATGCGGTTCGTCCGGCTTGGTTTTTGAATGGCTTCCAAGCTCTACAAGAATGGGTTCCATTTTATTTTTCTGAGCATTGGGAATAATCCAGTTAATTTTATAATTGTTATCAGACTCCTTGACAAATATGTCCTCTTCCTTAAATACTATCTTCCGATCTACCGCCTCGTTAAAAAAGCTT
Above is a window of Sedimentibacter sp. MB35-C1 DNA encoding:
- a CDS encoding helix-turn-helix domain-containing protein, which codes for MDIGENLKRLRTASSLTQQELADRCELTKGYISQIERDLTSPSIATLTDILECLGTDLGSFFNEAVDRKIVFKEEDIFVKESDNNYKINWIIPNAQKNKMEPILVELGSHSKTKPDEPHEGEEFGYVLSGSIMLNYGNKTYKVKKGESFYIKTNKTHFIENTSKNPARIIWVCTPPNF